tTCCCCCTATCTCTTCCTTCTCTATGCTGAGGGCCTTTCTTCCCTCTTACAAGTATCCGAAGCAAATGGTGCTATCCAAGGGGTAGCTGTACACAGGGGGTTTAAGGATAAACCACCTCTTATTCGCTGATGATTTTGTAATATGGTGCAGGGAAAAAGTATAGGAGTGGGCTAGATTTATGGATTGGCTTCTTCTTTATGAGAAAGCGTCAGGCCAAACCCTCAATAAACAGAAAACTTCCATTTTCTTTAGCACGAATACAAATGCTGATGCAAAAGCCTATATACTCCAAGTGGCTGCAGGGGTTTCTTTTTTATGACTACAATAAATACCTGGGCTTGCCTACCTTTGTGGGGAGGTCAAAATTTAATACTTTCCGTAGCCTCAAGGAGAAGATATGGAAGAAGATCCATAGCTGGAAGACTGGTTTCCTCTCAACGGCTAGTAAAGAGGTCCTCATTAAAGTGTCTTACAAGCAATCCTGATGTATACCATGAGCATTTTCAAACTCCCAAGGAAGCTACTAAAAGATATTGAAATGGTGGTCTCAAAATTCTGGTGGTACCATAACAAGGAGGGGAGAGGAGTTCATTGGCAGAGTTGGGAGAAATTGGGTTTCTCAAAAGAAAGTGGGGTTTGGGCTTCCATGATATGAGTTGTTTTAATCGAGCCCTGCTAGCAAAACAAATATGGAGATTCATTAAACATCCATCTTCTTTAGTGGCCCAGCTATTCAAAGCAAAGTATTTCAGAAATTCCCAGTTAATGGATGCACAACTTAGATCTAGATCCTCTTATATTTGGCAAGGTCTGTTTTCAGTTCTAGACCTAGCCAGGAAAGGATTGGTGTGGCGCGTGGGAAATGGAAGTTCTATTCGAATTTGGAAGGACAAATGGATCCTAAAAGTCAatacatttcatattcaaaccATTCTCAATAGCATCCCAGCCAAGTCAACAGTAGATAGCATAATTGATGCAACAAATCGTAGCTGGAAGAAAGAGTTAATTAAAGACATCTTCGTACCTGAAGAAGCAGAACTCATTTGCAATCTTCCAATTAGCCTACGGGGTATGGGGGATACAATGATATGTGGCTTCTCAAAAAAATGGTCATTCTCGGTCAAAAGTGCCTATTTTGCAGACTTGgagacaaaacataaaaaactgggGGAGTCTTCGGGTGTAAATTAGTCGATTTCTCCTTGGAAGTCTATTTGGAAGCTTGGGGTTGTGGGGAAGGTAAAATTCTTTATTTGGAAAGCAATCTCAAACCTGCTTCCTACTAAGGAAAATCTCTACAAAAAGATGAGTGTCGAGAATCCTCCATGTCCTGTATGCAATAATATTGGAGAAACTGTTTTGCATGGCCTTTGGGAATGTCTGGCAGCGCGGGATGTTTAGGGGGAGAGGGACTCTCAAGTCTCAAAATGGGGCaaggtttttgaaaattttgcagATCTATGGATGGATTTCAGTAGCAAACTTGATGCAGGGGACCTTGAATTGGTCTCAGTAATATGCTACAGGATTTGGCGTAGAAGAAATGACTTGATCTTTAGAAATATTTTCAGTGGACCAAAACAACTCATTAAAGATGTTTGCACTGACATTACAGATTTTTCCATGGCTATTACGGAGCCTAGGAAAGGGCTGGATATAGATTTGTCTCTAGTCGAAGGAAGGGAAGGCCGAGACACAGATTTCTTATGGAAACCTCCATCTTGTGCACAGCTAAATGTCAATTTTGATGCCAGCTTCCTCAAACCAGTACAGAAGATGGGGCTGGGTATTGTTATACGAGACTCAAGGGGAGACCCAATAGTGATGGTAGCTAGCCAAAAAGAATCTGTTAACTCAACATCACTAGCTGAAGGGTACACCTTATTAAGAGCTTTCTCTATATGTGCGGAACTTGGAATAGATGAGGCAGattttgaaggggatgcaaagGTGGTCATTGATGCAATCTTAGATCCTTCCCCAGATTTTTCGTGGAATGGGCAACTCTTTGAAGACCTTAAGAAAGGGTTGTCGTCAAAGCCAAACTGTAAACTATCTCAAGTTAGAAGTGCTGAGAACCGGGTAGCTCATGAATTAGCAAAGCTACCTTTGTCTTTAGTTAATGAATCCGTTTAGATGGAGGATGGACCGTCTGTAGTCATACCTCACATTGCTTCGGACAAACGTTATATTGAATGATTTCGGAATGATGGAAgtctcttttcaaaaaaaaaaaaaaaaaagtgtgaatCAGTATTTATAGTCATAAATATGAATCTTTTAACATTATTAAATGCCcaataaacataatatctaatatcattatatatattcttctcaTACTTTAAACTTGAACATTCAGGCATCTCCTAGCCAATAAttagtttattttcctttttcatatatatatatattgaaaaaatctaCTTTTCCCATAAGTTGTTATTGCTCTAGTTAAATACtcggtaaattttttttttttacttaataattaagaaagtaattttaagtgtattagtatatttttttattttttaaaaatatttaaatatattaaaaaacatgtGAATAGAAaacgtaaaaaaataaaaaataaataaaaaaaaaagaactaagaCCAAATAGAGCGGTGTGCCATTCAGGCGATAAAGTAGCCCACTcatatatttgttgtagtgcttACAACAGTACTATTTGATTATGATCCATTCAGTAAACATCATGACAAACTTACCGTTATACAAAAAGATTTTCTCAGCCCAATAAGTATGTTATCCAACGTGCATGGTCGGTAGCAAAGCAAATATTGTATTATTAATGCTTAATTATGGTTTATGATGTCCGGCCAAAACCTGATATCATCATTCATTATTACCTTACATGTGTCAAAACTTCTACCAGCTTCTTCAAGTGGATCATTTCATTCTACAAGTGTATGGTCTTGATTAATTCGGTGGttcaatattatataattgtagcattttattttattctatcgCTATATACGTAAGTCAAAGATATATATCAAAGATGTGACATCATTTAGATATATACAATGTAATTTCTGGATCACGTGAATTCACAAATTCAAAACTCGTGAAATTGGACTCTTACATGATTGGTTAAACCTATGATATTTGATGTTATCCTCCCCTTGAAAAATCTATTTCCTTTCCTAAACTTTGCTTTGATAAAGGAGCCTAAAGCATGAAATTCAATAACCTGAAGAGAAAGTCAAAACCAATTATTCGAGGCAACGTACAGTCTGCATTTCAAAATAACATACATCGATCTAGCCAAAACACCTTTAACGGATATATTCTCCAGTAAGGCTCCCTTTGCAGCTAGCCCACTCATTCCTCCCACTCAACTACTGCCATGTCATCATTTTTTTACTGTTCCTTTTTTTGATTTGGCCAGATAATGTGGTCCTGAATTAACGTTCATTGTCCCTACCTTCTTTTTATTGTCTGGAATGAAGAAATTCTCCTCGTCTCTTCTTCTATCCCTCGTATTTTTAAGtttagcatttaaaaaaaaaaaattgtaatatacagcagtaaaatatacaaatataatatatttatttaaaaaaaataaaatttattattaaaaaattaattttcttttcatatgaattctttatttattcacttttcttCAAAATGATTGAGCTGTATTTGCATATTCACGACTGcatctatcatttttttaaaaaaaaaaatacttaatccaTAAAGGGTTCTCACAAAAATATACTCACAAGTTGATATAGTTGAATATGATAtgtcatattataaattttcttttactataaatcAGATTTAACGTATTACATCAAATCATGttcatttgtaaaatattttcgtAGATTTAGTACTTCTCTTAACACATTATTAAACAAATCAAGAACAGATGCATGACATCGAGGAGGAAAGGCATAGGGAAAAACTGATAAAGATAAACAACATCAAAGCATACACgaataaaagaatgaaaagatgaTCATTATACATGCATTGGATCCACACTCAATTCTACGCACCGGAAATTAATGCACTAACAACTTTGTGTACATGATGACAATTATACATTTAGAATCACAAAACGTATCATAATCTGCAATCCCTACCAATTACTGCGTATGAACGATTTCTTTGGCAGAGACACAAATAATGGGGCAAATGCTGCAAACAAAATGTCAAAAACCCCATAATTTTGATGCCTAAAGAATGTTGGagctttttcttttatcatgaTATCCTGTGATCTGATCACTCTTCACCCTACAGTAGAAACGGCAAGAGGAACCAATGCACCGCCGCCTGATCCGAAGAAAAACAGGTTCCCCGACTCGGCCGCCATTAATGGTTTTCTGAACCGTGTTGACTGGTTCATAGACTCGCCTATCCTTGGGCCTGCCATCGTCACCAGCCTCAatccttctctcttttctctcgtTGTAATCAGCTTCATCTTCGTCTCGCTTACCAAATCCCACATCCGATCGTTCCTTTTTCGATTTGCAAACAGCAACAGTAACCTCTCTTTGCAGTCCTGAAACCTTTGCAAGCTGTTTCGCATCTGAGTCAGGTCGCCGTCACTCAGGTTTTCCGTTCTGTCCCAGAGTTCCGAAACTCGGAGGAAGATTTCTAACTGAACCAACCTGTAATCTTCGCTCACCATTCTCACCACCTCGTAAACCAAATCGTTCCTCTGAAGGTGTAGCGAATCTGGTACCTCGCAGATTCTTTCGGCAAAATCCACAAGAACATCCAACTCCCTCGACAGATCCGAGTCCAAGAACGTCAAGAATCTCTCTTCTTTACTTTTGTCGTTATTCGTGCCTGAAGATGAACAAAAGTAGTAACCCAAAACCTTGGAAACCATCAAGTTTTGCTCCACTAAACCCGCGTACCATCTCACCCACGATGACAATTCCCACATTTCCGCCCCGGAACCGTCTCTAAAAGTCGAAAGATTGAGAAAGTTTCTGCCACCAGAAGAAGGATAGAACGAAAGCTGATCGTTGAGAATGAAGGAGCCCCTGGTGATGATGTTATGAATCGTAAAAAGGCATTTGATGGCAACCGGAGCGCTGTGCGTGTCATGCAGGCGAGCCATGATCGCATCTATGCAGGAGCATGCCGTGAGGCGGGACC
This is a stretch of genomic DNA from Carya illinoinensis cultivar Pawnee chromosome 15, C.illinoinensisPawnee_v1, whole genome shotgun sequence. It encodes these proteins:
- the LOC122295384 gene encoding putative clathrin assembly protein At4g40080 yields the protein MSGLKKLRNLIDILKDKASLIKATLSTSSVNVAVLLATTHDPSSPPSEKRVAAVLTLGNGSRLTACSCIDAIMARLHDTHSAPVAIKCLFTIHNIITRGSFILNDQLSFYPSSGGRNFLNLSTFRDGSGAEMWELSSWVRWYAGLVEQNLMVSKVLGYYFCSSSGTNNDKSKEERFLTFLDSDLSRELDVLVDFAERICEVPDSLHLQRNDLVYEVVRMVSEDYRLVQLEIFLRVSELWDRTENLSDGDLTQMRNSLQRFQDCKERLLLLFANRKRNDRMWDLVSETKMKLITTREKREGLRLVTMAGPRIGESMNQSTRFRKPLMAAESGNLFFFGSGGGALVPLAVSTVG